Within the Pseudomonas chlororaphis subsp. aurantiaca genome, the region AACGATGCCTGGCTGACCACCAAGATCAAGACCCAGATGCTGACCGATGCCAGCATCCCAGGTTCGCGCATCAAGGTCGTGACGGAAAACGGCATCGTCTACCTGATGGGCCTGCTGACCCAACAGGAAGCCACCCAGGCGACCAATCTGGTACAGGGCGTTTCCGGCGTGCAGAAAATCGTCAAACTGTTCGAGTACATCGACTGATGCAGGCGAAAGGTAGAGGCACAAAAAAGGCGATCCGGATGGATCGCCTTTTTTGTTACTTCACGACCTTCAGACTCGGTCGACCGCTTGGACGCGGCGGCTCGTTATCCGGTGGTGGGATATCATCATCCGGCTCGATTTCATCGTCCTCGTCATCCACGGGCGACTCCAGATCGAACACCATACCCTGACCATTCTCCCGGGCGTAAATACCCAGGATCGCCGGCACAGGAACGTACAAGCTATGTGGGACGCCACCAAAGCGCCCCTCGAAAGTCACCACCTCGTTATCCATGTGCAGATGGCGCACGGCACTCGGCGAAATATTCAGGACGATCTGTCCGTCACTGGCGAAACCCTGAGGCACCTGCACCGCCGGGTATTCGGAATTGACCAGCATATGCGGGGTGCAATCGTTGTCCACAATCCACTCGTAGAGCGCGCGGACCAGATAAGGTCGACTGGAGTTCATAGCGGCTCCTTAAGCCTTAGCGCATGTCGCGTTCGACGCCAGACAGACTTGCCTGGAACGTCTCACGGGCGAACTGGCGCTCCATGTAATCAAGCAACGGCTTGGCTTGCCGTGGCAATTCAATACCCAGAATCGGTAATCTCCAGAGTATTGGTAATAGGCAGCAATCCACCAGACTTTGTTCCTCGCTGAGGAAAAACGGCTTCTCCGCGAACAGCGGCGAAACGCCGGTCAGGCTCTCGCGCAGCTCTTTACGCGCCTGAGCCCGAGCCGCTTCCTTGGTCCGGGAATCCAGGATCAGGTCCACCAGCCCACACCAGTCACGCTGGATCCGGTGGATCAGCAGACGGCTGTTGGCACGCGCCACAGGGTAAACCGGCAGCAGTGGCGGGTGCGGGTAACGCTCATCCAGATATTCCATCACCACGGTCGACTCCCACAACGCCAGGTCACGATCGACCAGGGTGGGCAGACTGCCGTAAGGGTTCACTTCGATCAGCTTCGGCGGCTGACGCCCCGCCTCCACACTGATGATCTCGGCGCTGACACCCTTCTCTGCGAGCACGATACGTACCCGATGGGAATAGTGGTCGGCGGGGTCGGAGTAACAGGCCAACCGATTGGTCACGCCCATGGCGGTCCTCCTCGCTTGTTGAAATTATCGGAAGCAGAAAAACGAGCGCGCCCAGAGGGCGCCTCCCGTAACGCCTGGATGATCCAGACTCGTTACACCTTCAGAGACGCCCTTGGGCGCGCACGATTAACAGCAATGAATTACAGCTTTATCAATGAACGTCTTTCCAGTATTCGCGCTTGAGCAGATAGGCGAACACGAAGAAGAAGGCCAGATACAGTAACACATAGGTGCCGATACGTTGATGCTCCAGCTTGACCGGGTTGGCCGAGTAGGCCAGGAAGGTCACCAGATTCTTGACCTTCTCATTGAACTGCTCTTCGTTGAGCGTGCCGGTTTTTGGCAGCACGGTCAGCTGGTCGCAGGCTTCATGGGTCAAAGCGGTGCCGGTCAGCGGATCGTATTGCTTCTTGCCGTCTTCGACGATCTGAACCTGCTTGCAACCCACAACCTGGCGGCCTTGCAGGCCGACCAGAACGTTAGGCATGCCCACGTTCGGGAAGACCTTGTTGTTTACGCCCCATGGGCGCGCAGGGTCTTCGTAGAAGGAGCGCAGGTAGCCATAGAGCCAGTCGGTACCACGCACACGAGCCACCAGGGTCAGGTCGGGCGGAGCCGCACCGAACCAGGTCTTGGCGTCAGCCGGCTGCATGCCGATGTTCATGTGATCGCCGATTTTTGCACCGGTGAACACCAGCTTGCTCATCATCAGATCGTGAGGAATCCCCAGATCGTCGGCAACGCGCTCATAGCGTTGGAACTTGGCGCTGTGGCAGCCCATGCAGTAGTTGACGAATGTCCGCGCGCCATCCTGCATGGCGGCCTTGTCGGAGACGTCGATGTCGACTTTTTCCAGCTCGGGACCACCGTGCTCGGCCGCGAAGGACAGTACAGGCATAGCAGCAAGAATCAGTACAGCAAATAGCTTTTTCATCAGCCAGTCACCCTTTCCGGAACCGGTTTGGTCTTCTCGAGCCTGGTGTAGAACGGCATCAGAATGAAGTAGGCGAAGTACAGGAAGGTACATACCTGCGACAGCAGCGTACGACCTGGAGTCGGAGCCAGGACGCCCAGGATCCCCAGGATCACGAACGAGATGCAGAACACCACCAGCCAGATCTTGCTCAGCCAACCCTTGTAGCGCATGGATTTGACCGGGCTGCGGTCAAGCCATGGCAGCACGAACAGCACAGCGATCGCCGCGCCCATCGCAATCACACCCAAGAGCTTGTCCGGAACCGCACGCAAAATCGCGTAGAACGGGGTGAAATACCAAACCGGGGCGATATGCTCAGGCGTCTTGAACGGATTGGCCTGTTCGAAGTTCGGCTTCTCGAGGAAATAACCACCCATTTCCGGGAAGAAGAACACGATCGAACAGAAGATGAACAGGAACACCACCACACCGACGATGTCTTTCACGGTGTAGTACGGATGGAAAGCGATGCCATCCAGCGGTACGCCGTTTTCGTCTTTGTGCTTCTTGATGTCCACACCATCCGGGTTGTTCGAACCCACTTCGTGCAGCGCCAGGATGTGCAGTACCACCAGACCGAGAATCACGATCGGCAGGGCCACTACGTGCAAGGCGAAGAAGCGGTTCAGGGTGATGCCGGAAATCAGGTAGTCACCACGAATCCACTGGGTCAGGTCGTTACCGATGACCGGGATCGCACCAAACAGCGAGATGATCACCTGGGCGCCCCAGTAGGACATTTGCCCCCAAGGCAGCAGGTAGCCCATGAAGGCCTCGGCCATCAGCGCCAGGTAGATCAGCATGCCGAACAGCCACACCAGCTCACGCGGCTTCTGGTAGGAACCGTAGAGCAGGCCACGGAACATGTGCAGATAGACCACGATGAAGAACGCCGAAGCACCAGTGGAGTGCAGCAGACGCAGGATCGAGCCGTACTCGACGTCGCGCATGATGTATTCGACGGAAGCGAAAGCTTCTTCTGCCGACGGGGTGTAGCTCATGGTCAGCCAGACACCGGTGACGATCTGGTTAACCAGAACCAGCAGAGCCAGGGAACCAAAGAAATAGAAGAAGTTGAAGTTCTTCGGGGCGTAATACTTGCTGAGATGGTCTTCCCACATTTTGGTTGCGGGGAAGCGCGCATCGACCCAATCCATGAACTTGCTCATCACGCTTTCTCCGTATCGACGCCGATGACAATAAGGTCGTCCGACTCATAGGAATGCGGGGGTACTGGCAGGTTCAAAGGCGCGGGTTGCGACTTGTAGACGCGGCCAGCCAGATCGTAGTGGGAACCGTGGCAAGGGCAGAAATAGCCACCTACCCAATCCTTGCCCAGATCCGCAGGCGCCACTTCAGGGCGGAAAGTCGGCGAGCAACCCAGGTGGGTGCAGATACCGATCAGCAGCAGAATCTCTGGCTTGATCGAACGCACTTGCGGGTCGACGTAGGTTGGTTGGACAGAGTTCTTGGAGTCGGGGTCGGAAAGTTGACCCTCGATCTTTTTGAGATTCCCCAGGATTTCCTGTGTACGGCGGACGATGAATACCGGCTGACCACGCCACTCAGCAATCATCTGCTGACCTGGGTCGATCTTGCTGATATTCACTTTCACCGGTGCCCCTGCAGCTTTCGCCTTGGCACTGGGAAACCATGACCCCACGAACGGGACCGCAGCCCCCACCGCTCCTGCAGCACCCACCACGGATGTGGCTGCTACAAGGAAGCGACGCCGGCCTGCATTCACGCCGTCATTGCTCATTCAGTCCTCTCCCATCAGCTTTGTGGCCTGTTAAACCAGGCATCTACTAAGTAAAAATCTGAACTTATAAAAATTTTGCCGAATGGTAATGAAAAGCCCCTACTCTGACAAGGTAATTACCAACTTGGCCCTGCCCCAAGCCCTGTAGTATAGGGGCTCTGCAGATGTGGCAAGTTGTCACACTGTAAAATAGTCACCCATAAAAAAACGCCCAGCTCCGCGAGGAGACTGGGCGTTCTTTTGAACGCGAAAGCGAATTAACGCTTCGAGTACTGCGGACGCTTACGCGCCTTACGCAGACCAACTTTCTTACGTTCAACTTCACGTGCGTCACGGGTTACGAAACCGGCTTTACGCAGAGCACTGCGCAGAGTTTCGTCGTAATCCATCAGAGCGCGAGTGATGCCGTGGCGGATTGCACCAGCTTGGCCACTCACACCACCGCCGATAACGGTGACGTAGATGTCGAACTTCTCGACGGTCTCGGTCAGTTCCAGCGGCTGACGAACTACCATGCGAGCAGTTTCGCGACCGAAGAAGTTATCCAGGGAGCGGTTGTTGATGGAGATGTTACCAGTGCCCGGACGCAGGAAAACGCGTGCGGTTGCAGTCTTGCGACGGCCAGTGCCGTAATTTTGAGTCGCCGACATAATGAACTATTCCGTTAAATCTTCAGTTCTTGGGGCTGCTGAGCAGTATGAGGGTGTGCAGCGCCCGCATAGACTTTCAGCTTACGGTACATGTCGCGACCCAGCGGGTTCTTAGGCAGCATGCCTTTTACCGCGGTCTCGATCACGCGCTCAGGGGCCTTGGCGATCAGCTTTTCAAAGTTGATCGACTTGATGCCGCCCGGGAAACCGGAGTGGGAGTAGTACATTTTGTCAGTGGTTTTAGCGCCAGTAACACGTACTTGCTCAGCGTTGATCACGACGATGTAGTCACCGGTGTCGACGTGAGGGGTGTACTCAGGCTTGTGCTTGCCACGCAGACGGCTCGCGATTTCGGTGGCCAGACGACCCAGGGTCTGACCAGCAGCGTCGACGACAAACCAGTCGCGCTTAACTGTTTCCGGTTTAGCAGTAAAAGTTTTCATTCTTTATAGCCTCAGGGGCCGCCCTGTAAATTAGACGGCGGATCTTACTGAATAGTGCGTACTTTGACAAGTCAAAGGCAGCCGGATACAGACGCTATCGGGGGCTCGGGTCAGCGCGTCCGTTATACGGCAAGATTCTTCGGCAGGCGGCGCATCACTTCCACTGCAGAAAGAGCTGCGGAATTATGCAGATTGCGAAAAAAAATTCAACCTGCTTTTATGATTGTTTTGCCGAAGGAGCACCCGATGGACTATCGCCAGCTAGGCCGGACCGACCTGAACGTGAGTGCAATCTGCCTGGGAACCATGACCTGGGGCGAGCAAAACAGCGAGTCCGAGGCCTTCGCCCAGATCGAACGGGCCAAGGCTGCGGGGATCAATTTCATCGACACCG harbors:
- the petA gene encoding ubiquinol-cytochrome c reductase iron-sulfur subunit; the protein is MSNDGVNAGRRRFLVAATSVVGAAGAVGAAVPFVGSWFPSAKAKAAGAPVKVNISKIDPGQQMIAEWRGQPVFIVRRTQEILGNLKKIEGQLSDPDSKNSVQPTYVDPQVRSIKPEILLLIGICTHLGCSPTFRPEVAPADLGKDWVGGYFCPCHGSHYDLAGRVYKSQPAPLNLPVPPHSYESDDLIVIGVDTEKA
- a CDS encoding ClpXP protease specificity-enhancing factor; protein product: MNSSRPYLVRALYEWIVDNDCTPHMLVNSEYPAVQVPQGFASDGQIVLNISPSAVRHLHMDNEVVTFEGRFGGVPHSLYVPVPAILGIYARENGQGMVFDLESPVDDEDDEIEPDDDIPPPDNEPPRPSGRPSLKVVK
- a CDS encoding cytochrome c1 gives rise to the protein MKKLFAVLILAAMPVLSFAAEHGGPELEKVDIDVSDKAAMQDGARTFVNYCMGCHSAKFQRYERVADDLGIPHDLMMSKLVFTGAKIGDHMNIGMQPADAKTWFGAAPPDLTLVARVRGTDWLYGYLRSFYEDPARPWGVNNKVFPNVGMPNVLVGLQGRQVVGCKQVQIVEDGKKQYDPLTGTALTHEACDQLTVLPKTGTLNEEQFNEKVKNLVTFLAYSANPVKLEHQRIGTYVLLYLAFFFVFAYLLKREYWKDVH
- a CDS encoding cytochrome b — translated: MSKFMDWVDARFPATKMWEDHLSKYYAPKNFNFFYFFGSLALLVLVNQIVTGVWLTMSYTPSAEEAFASVEYIMRDVEYGSILRLLHSTGASAFFIVVYLHMFRGLLYGSYQKPRELVWLFGMLIYLALMAEAFMGYLLPWGQMSYWGAQVIISLFGAIPVIGNDLTQWIRGDYLISGITLNRFFALHVVALPIVILGLVVLHILALHEVGSNNPDGVDIKKHKDENGVPLDGIAFHPYYTVKDIVGVVVFLFIFCSIVFFFPEMGGYFLEKPNFEQANPFKTPEHIAPVWYFTPFYAILRAVPDKLLGVIAMGAAIAVLFVLPWLDRSPVKSMRYKGWLSKIWLVVFCISFVILGILGVLAPTPGRTLLSQVCTFLYFAYFILMPFYTRLEKTKPVPERVTG
- the rplM gene encoding 50S ribosomal protein L13 produces the protein MKTFTAKPETVKRDWFVVDAAGQTLGRLATEIASRLRGKHKPEYTPHVDTGDYIVVINAEQVRVTGAKTTDKMYYSHSGFPGGIKSINFEKLIAKAPERVIETAVKGMLPKNPLGRDMYRKLKVYAGAAHPHTAQQPQELKI
- the rpsI gene encoding 30S ribosomal protein S9; the encoded protein is MSATQNYGTGRRKTATARVFLRPGTGNISINNRSLDNFFGRETARMVVRQPLELTETVEKFDIYVTVIGGGVSGQAGAIRHGITRALMDYDETLRSALRKAGFVTRDAREVERKKVGLRKARKRPQYSKR
- a CDS encoding glutathione S-transferase N-terminal domain-containing protein, translating into MGVTNRLACYSDPADHYSHRVRIVLAEKGVSAEIISVEAGRQPPKLIEVNPYGSLPTLVDRDLALWESTVVMEYLDERYPHPPLLPVYPVARANSRLLIHRIQRDWCGLVDLILDSRTKEAARAQARKELRESLTGVSPLFAEKPFFLSEEQSLVDCCLLPILWRLPILGIELPRQAKPLLDYMERQFARETFQASLSGVERDMR